From Amycolatopsis sp. YIM 10, the proteins below share one genomic window:
- a CDS encoding D-Ala-D-Ala carboxypeptidase family metallohydrolase has translation MRIPFLLPMLALVAGLGTAVAAPVAADPGPVTAEDVAAADACYSWGRTLSQGASGDDVRQLQIRVAGYPGYGGVLAIDGQFGAGTKAAVTRFQQAYGLGADGIAGPATFTKLYELQDNDCTPVNFSYDELNNCNSDWSGGNVSAATAKANALVSMWKLQAMRHAMGDKPIVVNGGFRSVACNNAVGGATNSRHLYGDAVDLGAGSQGFCGLAKQARNHGFSEILGPGYPGHNDHTHVAHRSGQFWSAPSCGM, from the coding sequence ATGAGAATCCCTTTTTTGCTGCCGATGCTGGCCCTCGTGGCCGGTCTCGGCACCGCGGTGGCCGCTCCGGTGGCCGCCGATCCGGGCCCGGTGACGGCCGAGGACGTGGCCGCCGCCGACGCCTGCTACAGCTGGGGGCGCACCCTGTCACAGGGCGCCTCCGGTGACGACGTCCGGCAACTGCAGATCCGGGTGGCCGGTTATCCCGGCTACGGAGGCGTGCTGGCCATCGACGGCCAGTTCGGCGCGGGCACCAAGGCCGCGGTCACCCGGTTCCAGCAGGCGTACGGGCTCGGTGCCGACGGCATCGCCGGCCCGGCCACGTTCACCAAGCTCTACGAGTTGCAGGACAACGACTGCACGCCGGTCAACTTCAGCTACGACGAGCTGAACAACTGCAACTCGGACTGGTCGGGCGGCAACGTCTCGGCGGCCACGGCGAAGGCCAACGCGCTGGTGTCGATGTGGAAGCTGCAGGCGATGCGGCACGCCATGGGCGACAAGCCCATCGTGGTCAACGGCGGTTTCCGCAGCGTCGCCTGCAACAACGCGGTCGGCGGCGCGACGAACAGCAGGCACCTCTACGGTGACGCCGTGGATCTCGGGGCCGGCTCGCAGGGCTTCTGCGGGCTCGCCAAGCAGGCCCGCAACCACGGGTTCAGCGAGATCCTCGGGCCGGGTTACCCCGGCCACAACGACCACACCCACGTGGCGCACCGGTCCGGCCAGTTCTGGTCGGCACCGAGCTGCGGGATGTGA
- a CDS encoding sorbosone dehydrogenase family protein has translation MSLRRRIAAVTSVVALAGLLSPAAIAGVEPLAIKQVASGLNQAWAVDFLPDGTPLFTQRNARSISKLTNGVVEQVQTINDAVVTAEGGLLGLAVSPDYATDQTVFIYYTSNSDNRIAKLTLGSAPTPIVTGIPRGSQYHHGGRLRFGPDGYLYAGTGDGQNADNAQNDSSLGGKVLRVDTNGNAAPGNPGGHKWISKGHRNVQGVTWAGSDLYIADIGPSDVDELNKIEPGGNYGWPTCSGPCSNPAFKNPVKTWPTSTATPSGLAYYKGSLYLASLKGGTFKLTTSGEGGKIYTELGRTRDEVAGPDGQLWVVTPSSIYTADGS, from the coding sequence ATGTCCCTGCGCCGCCGTATCGCCGCGGTCACCTCCGTGGTCGCACTCGCCGGTCTGCTGTCCCCCGCCGCCATCGCCGGGGTCGAGCCGCTGGCGATCAAGCAGGTCGCCAGTGGTCTGAACCAGGCCTGGGCAGTCGACTTCCTGCCCGACGGCACGCCACTGTTCACCCAGCGCAACGCCAGGTCGATCAGCAAGCTCACCAACGGCGTCGTCGAGCAGGTCCAGACCATCAACGACGCCGTGGTCACCGCCGAGGGCGGGTTGCTCGGCCTGGCCGTCTCCCCGGACTACGCCACCGACCAGACCGTTTTCATCTACTACACCTCGAACTCCGACAACCGGATCGCCAAGCTGACCCTCGGTTCGGCGCCGACCCCGATCGTCACCGGGATTCCGCGTGGCAGCCAGTACCACCACGGCGGGCGCCTGCGGTTCGGCCCGGACGGTTATCTCTACGCGGGCACCGGAGACGGCCAGAACGCCGACAACGCGCAGAACGACAGCTCGCTCGGCGGCAAGGTGCTGCGCGTGGACACCAACGGCAACGCCGCGCCCGGGAATCCCGGGGGCCACAAGTGGATCTCGAAGGGGCACCGCAACGTCCAGGGCGTCACGTGGGCGGGCAGCGACCTCTACATCGCCGACATCGGCCCGAGCGACGTCGACGAGCTGAACAAGATCGAGCCCGGTGGGAACTACGGCTGGCCGACCTGTTCCGGCCCGTGCAGCAACCCGGCCTTCAAGAACCCGGTGAAAACCTGGCCCACCTCGACCGCGACGCCGAGCGGTCTGGCCTACTACAAGGGCAGCCTGTACCTGGCCTCGCTCAAGGGCGGGACGTTCAAGCTGACCACCTCGGGCGAGGGCGGCAAGATCTACACCGAACTGGGCCGCACCCGAGACGAGGTCGCCGGACCGGACGGACAGCTCTGGGTGGTCACCCCCAGCTCCATCTACACCGCCGACGGTTCCTGA
- a CDS encoding glycosyl hydrolase family 18 protein codes for MPSLAPRRRWAAAGLAVATVATGLSVAVASAESPGVAALPDGFRSVGYMPSWSGNVNSIQYGKLTHINYAFVLPNSNGSLQAVPDPGKLSSLVTQGHNNGVKVSLAIGGWNDGNDSAFEALAANSGSRTTFVNSVVNVVNQYNLDGVDIDWEYPDPGTSGNNFTALMQQLSTAMHSRGKLLTAAVVSGGNTANGVQPAVFGYVDWLNIMAYDGGSPHANYDWSIASANEWKSRGLPAAKTVLGVPFYSRPGYLTYAQLVAMDPANANRDCVNANGAQQCYNGIPTIKRKTEWALANAGGMMNWELSQDSAGSTSLVSAIYDAASGGSGGKTGQITGYGGKCVDVAGAATANGTPIQLWTCNGSAAQQWTSTGGTLRALGKCLDVTSAGTANGTPIQLWDCNGTGAQTWTATGGALRNPASGRCLDATGPSSGDGTRLQIWDCAGSGNQLWQIPA; via the coding sequence ATGCCTTCACTCGCTCCCCGGCGACGGTGGGCCGCGGCGGGACTCGCCGTGGCGACCGTGGCGACCGGACTTTCGGTCGCCGTCGCGTCGGCCGAAAGTCCGGGCGTCGCCGCGCTTCCGGACGGTTTCCGCAGCGTCGGTTACATGCCGTCCTGGTCAGGGAACGTCAACAGCATCCAGTACGGCAAGCTGACCCACATCAACTACGCCTTCGTGCTGCCGAACTCCAACGGCAGCCTGCAGGCCGTGCCCGATCCCGGAAAGCTGTCGTCCCTGGTGACGCAGGGGCACAACAACGGGGTCAAGGTCTCGCTGGCCATCGGTGGCTGGAACGACGGCAACGATTCGGCGTTCGAGGCGCTGGCGGCCAACTCGGGCAGCCGGACCACGTTCGTCAACAGCGTGGTCAACGTGGTGAACCAGTACAACCTCGACGGTGTCGACATCGACTGGGAGTACCCGGACCCCGGTACCTCCGGCAACAACTTCACCGCGTTGATGCAGCAGCTGAGCACCGCGATGCACAGCCGGGGCAAGCTGCTGACCGCGGCGGTGGTTTCCGGTGGCAACACCGCCAACGGGGTGCAGCCCGCGGTGTTCGGGTACGTGGACTGGCTCAACATCATGGCCTACGACGGCGGCAGCCCGCACGCGAACTACGACTGGTCGATCGCCTCGGCGAACGAGTGGAAGAGCCGCGGGCTGCCCGCCGCGAAAACCGTGCTGGGCGTGCCTTTCTACAGTCGTCCCGGGTACCTGACCTACGCGCAGCTGGTGGCGATGGACCCGGCGAACGCCAACCGGGACTGCGTCAACGCCAACGGCGCGCAGCAGTGCTACAACGGCATTCCGACGATCAAGCGCAAGACGGAATGGGCCCTGGCGAACGCCGGCGGCATGATGAACTGGGAGCTGTCGCAGGACTCCGCCGGCAGCACGTCGCTGGTGAGCGCGATCTACGACGCCGCCTCCGGCGGATCGGGCGGCAAGACCGGCCAGATCACCGGCTACGGCGGCAAGTGCGTGGACGTGGCGGGCGCGGCCACCGCCAACGGCACGCCCATCCAGCTGTGGACCTGCAACGGCAGCGCCGCCCAGCAGTGGACCTCGACCGGCGGCACCCTGCGCGCGCTGGGCAAGTGCCTGGACGTGACCAGTGCCGGCACGGCGAACGGCACCCCGATCCAGCTGTGGGACTGCAACGGCACCGGGGCGCAGACCTGGACGGCCACCGGCGGCGCCCTGCGCAACCCGGCGTCCGGCCGGTGCCTGGACGCCACCGGCCCCAGCTCCGGTGACGGCACCCGCCTGCAGATCTGGGACTGCGCCGGTTCCGGCAACCAGCTCTGGCAAATCCCGGCGTAA
- a CDS encoding DJ-1/PfpI family protein, with protein MTEPKTIACVLYPGLTPLDLVGPLQVFGALAGVTQGYRVVVVGRDRDVVDTDTPLGLRPSHTFEEVPSPEIVVVPGGGAPTWRAATDERLLAYLRQAAEGAEVVASVCTGSLILAAAGLLEGRKANTHWSHRRFLAEFGAEPVDDRWVEDGKFLTAAGVSAGIDMALHLVARLAGEEIARGVQFAVEYDPEPPLGALDWAKAPHELFDAWTGRAMREGLAGTALAERLLRE; from the coding sequence ATGACTGAACCGAAGACGATCGCGTGCGTGCTGTACCCCGGACTGACCCCGCTGGACCTGGTGGGCCCGCTGCAGGTGTTCGGCGCGCTGGCCGGGGTGACCCAGGGATACCGGGTGGTCGTGGTGGGCCGGGACCGGGACGTGGTGGACACGGACACGCCGCTCGGACTGCGCCCGAGCCACACCTTCGAAGAGGTGCCGTCGCCGGAGATCGTGGTGGTGCCCGGTGGCGGGGCGCCGACCTGGCGGGCGGCCACCGACGAGCGGCTGCTGGCGTACCTGCGGCAGGCGGCCGAGGGCGCGGAGGTGGTCGCGTCGGTGTGCACCGGCTCGCTGATCCTCGCCGCGGCAGGGCTGCTCGAAGGCCGCAAGGCGAACACGCACTGGAGCCACCGGCGGTTCCTGGCGGAGTTCGGCGCCGAGCCGGTGGACGACCGGTGGGTGGAGGACGGGAAGTTCCTCACCGCCGCCGGGGTGTCCGCCGGGATCGACATGGCGCTGCACCTGGTGGCGCGGCTGGCGGGGGAGGAGATCGCGCGCGGGGTCCAGTTCGCCGTCGAGTACGACCCGGAGCCGCCGCTCGGCGCGCTGGACTGGGCGAAGGCACCGCACGAGTTGTTCGACGCGTGGACCGGCCGGGCGATGCGCGAGGGACTGGCCGGAACGGCTCTGGCCGAACGACTGCTCCGGGAGTAA
- a CDS encoding GlxA family transcriptional regulator gives MASRQVLIVAFPEAELLDIACPSDVFDAANRLRAKPAYEIRLAGLDGRPIRCQSGLSLAPQVRLDQVTGPVDTLLVAGGFGHLAAAEDGRMIAQIRRLAGVSRRIASVCTGATVLAAAGVLTGRRCTTHWMDATRLAGQHPEIDVDPAPLYVRDGNVYTSAGVTSGLDLALALVEADHGPSMARQIARYLVTYLQRPGNQAQVSMFLSAPPPDHGLVGDLTGYIASSLDADLGAPALAARAGLSTRQLTRLFDTHLGTTPARHVRRVRTEAAAQLLTTTDLPLAAVARRCGFGSTESLRQAFLDHYDTPPSAYRRTHRRKLLA, from the coding sequence ATGGCGAGCAGGCAGGTACTCATCGTGGCGTTCCCCGAGGCCGAACTGCTCGACATCGCCTGCCCGTCGGACGTGTTCGACGCGGCGAACCGGCTACGGGCGAAGCCCGCCTACGAGATCCGGCTGGCCGGGCTGGACGGCAGGCCGATCCGCTGCCAGTCCGGGCTTTCGCTGGCCCCGCAGGTCCGGCTCGACCAGGTGACCGGGCCGGTCGACACGCTGCTGGTGGCCGGTGGCTTCGGGCACCTGGCGGCGGCCGAGGACGGGCGGATGATCGCGCAGATCCGGCGGCTGGCCGGGGTCAGCCGCCGGATCGCGTCGGTGTGCACCGGCGCCACCGTGCTCGCCGCGGCCGGGGTGCTCACCGGCCGCCGCTGCACCACGCACTGGATGGACGCGACGCGGCTGGCCGGGCAGCACCCGGAGATCGACGTCGATCCCGCGCCGCTGTACGTGCGCGACGGCAACGTCTACACCTCCGCCGGGGTGACCAGCGGCCTGGACCTCGCGCTGGCACTGGTCGAGGCCGACCACGGCCCGTCGATGGCCAGGCAGATCGCCCGGTACCTGGTCACCTACCTGCAACGGCCGGGCAACCAGGCGCAGGTCAGCATGTTCCTCAGCGCGCCGCCGCCCGACCACGGCCTGGTCGGCGACCTGACCGGGTACATCGCCAGCAGCCTCGACGCCGATCTCGGCGCCCCGGCGCTGGCCGCGCGGGCGGGCCTGAGCACCCGCCAGCTGACCCGGCTGTTCGACACCCATCTCGGCACCACGCCGGCCAGGCACGTGCGCCGCGTCCGCACCGAGGCCGCCGCCCAGCTGCTCACCACCACCGACCTGCCGCTGGCCGCGGTGGCGCGCCGCTGCGGATTCGGCTCCACCGAGTCACTGCGCCAGGCCTTTCTCGACCACTACGACACCCCGCCGTCGGCCTACCGCCGCACGCACCGGCGGAAACTGCTCGCCTAG
- a CDS encoding glycosyltransferase 87 family protein, giving the protein MTNEKPVALKFFWVVLALGVAGAWFTLWPLVEDAGSWQIDLEVYRNGYHAWQADGDLYGVMPETQIGNPLPFIYPPFALIALLPFAALPWFTANTLLVLANFAAIAATGYVVGRHVWPSGGPRGAIMIAAAATPLSVFLEPVSDTFSFGQVNLLLMGLVAVDCLAPKTWWPRGIGVGLAAAVKLTPAAFVLFFLLRKDYRSALVAATTGVVATAVGFAVDFAGSVKFWTGGSDGLAEVSGSPFRTNQAIEAALARFGLSPTDVTVWWILLGLVVLGVTIVAMRRSDPAPALMANAALALVISPTSWSHHWVWVVPALVVMLAYVVRRITENSLTAVGWFTAALLTTIAFTLAPFHELPGYNDKELLWTTGQQFAGNVYLLLALVFLVCLALPALTRLRNASVPDRAANR; this is encoded by the coding sequence TTGACGAACGAGAAGCCGGTCGCGCTGAAGTTCTTCTGGGTGGTGCTCGCGCTCGGTGTGGCCGGGGCCTGGTTCACGCTCTGGCCGCTGGTCGAGGACGCCGGATCGTGGCAGATCGATCTGGAGGTCTACCGCAACGGCTATCACGCGTGGCAGGCCGACGGTGATCTCTACGGCGTGATGCCGGAAACGCAGATCGGCAACCCGCTGCCGTTCATCTACCCGCCGTTCGCGCTGATCGCGCTGCTGCCGTTCGCCGCGCTGCCCTGGTTCACCGCGAACACCCTGCTGGTGCTGGCCAACTTCGCCGCCATCGCGGCCACCGGCTACGTGGTGGGCAGGCACGTGTGGCCCTCGGGCGGCCCGCGCGGCGCGATCATGATCGCCGCCGCGGCCACGCCGCTGTCGGTGTTCCTCGAACCGGTCAGCGACACCTTCTCCTTCGGCCAGGTCAACCTGCTGCTGATGGGCCTGGTCGCGGTCGACTGCCTGGCGCCGAAAACCTGGTGGCCGCGTGGGATCGGTGTCGGCCTGGCCGCCGCGGTCAAGCTCACGCCCGCCGCCTTCGTGCTTTTTTTCCTGCTGCGCAAGGACTACCGCTCGGCGCTCGTGGCCGCGACCACCGGTGTGGTGGCCACCGCGGTCGGCTTTGCCGTCGACTTCGCCGGTTCGGTGAAGTTCTGGACCGGTGGTTCCGACGGACTCGCCGAGGTCAGCGGCTCACCGTTCCGCACCAACCAGGCGATCGAGGCGGCACTGGCCCGGTTCGGCCTCTCCCCCACCGACGTGACCGTGTGGTGGATCCTGCTCGGGCTGGTCGTGCTCGGTGTGACGATCGTGGCGATGCGGCGCTCCGACCCGGCACCGGCGCTGATGGCCAACGCGGCGCTGGCGCTGGTCATCTCGCCGACCTCGTGGTCGCACCACTGGGTCTGGGTGGTGCCCGCGCTGGTGGTGATGCTGGCCTACGTGGTGCGCCGGATCACCGAAAACTCGCTCACCGCGGTCGGCTGGTTCACCGCGGCGCTGCTCACCACGATCGCGTTCACCCTCGCGCCGTTCCACGAACTGCCGGGGTACAACGACAAGGAACTGCTGTGGACCACCGGTCAGCAGTTCGCCGGGAACGTCTACCTGTTGCTGGCACTGGTTTTCCTGGTCTGCCTCGCGCTGCCCGCGCTCACCCGGCTCAGGAACGCGAGCGTGCCCGATCGCGCTGCCAATCGCTGA
- a CDS encoding glutamine synthetase has translation MNGAPRPAGPRSLAGRREAARVPDGLAEVPRVLLLVPDPHARFAGVELDGRFFADEVLADGYGVCSYVFVWDVNRDVPSTSDESLRRYADRFGDLRMRPDLATLTPVPDALAVVCDVEWPDGSAVDIAPRTVLAGQLAALEERGLVPSIGIEHEVTFRGPDGEPLTEHPVDYALGGTERLRPVLRTAAGLLDRAGLGVESARAECHPGQYEIVLRHRDALAACDDALLQQFLVRRAAAEHGVTAGYLAAEEAGRGSSGHVHLSLSTMDGQPVDRGRLDAFLAGVLREARALTPIWAPTWNSYVRLRTGPFSPRVLRWGTDDRTASVRVAGGATPRLEFRFAGADAQPHLVVAALIAAGITGLDENLEPPPEGEPCGELAGSPWEALAGFSGLLGPAVTAQQTSLLRAEIDAGLSSVSDWQRDRARSRS, from the coding sequence GTGAACGGAGCACCGCGTCCGGCCGGGCCGCGCAGCCTGGCCGGACGGCGGGAAGCCGCGCGGGTGCCGGACGGGCTGGCCGAGGTGCCGAGGGTGCTGCTGCTGGTGCCCGACCCGCACGCCCGGTTCGCCGGGGTCGAGCTGGACGGCCGCTTCTTCGCCGACGAGGTGCTGGCAGACGGGTATGGTGTCTGCTCGTACGTGTTCGTCTGGGACGTGAACCGCGACGTCCCGTCTACTTCGGACGAGTCGCTGCGTCGTTACGCCGACCGGTTCGGTGATCTGCGCATGCGGCCGGACCTCGCGACGCTGACCCCGGTGCCGGACGCGCTGGCGGTGGTCTGCGACGTCGAATGGCCGGACGGTTCGGCGGTGGACATCGCGCCCCGCACGGTGCTCGCCGGTCAGCTGGCGGCACTGGAGGAACGCGGTCTGGTGCCGTCGATCGGCATCGAGCACGAGGTGACCTTCCGCGGTCCCGATGGCGAACCGCTGACCGAACACCCGGTGGACTACGCGCTCGGTGGCACCGAACGCCTCCGCCCGGTGCTCCGGACCGCGGCCGGGCTGCTGGACCGCGCCGGGCTCGGGGTGGAGTCCGCGCGGGCCGAGTGCCACCCTGGCCAGTACGAGATCGTGCTGCGTCATCGGGACGCGCTGGCCGCCTGCGATGACGCGCTCCTGCAGCAGTTCCTGGTCCGGCGGGCCGCCGCCGAGCACGGCGTCACCGCCGGCTACCTGGCGGCCGAGGAGGCCGGCCGCGGCAGCTCCGGCCACGTCCACCTCTCGCTGTCCACTATGGATGGACAGCCGGTGGATCGCGGGCGGCTGGACGCTTTTCTCGCCGGTGTGCTGCGCGAAGCCAGGGCGCTGACACCGATCTGGGCGCCCACCTGGAACAGCTACGTCCGCCTGCGCACGGGCCCGTTCTCACCCCGGGTGCTGCGCTGGGGCACCGACGACCGGACGGCGTCCGTGCGCGTGGCCGGTGGTGCCACGCCGCGCCTGGAGTTCCGGTTCGCCGGTGCCGACGCCCAGCCGCACCTGGTGGTCGCGGCCCTGATCGCCGCGGGAATCACCGGCCTCGACGAGAACCTGGAGCCGCCGCCGGAAGGGGAGCCGTGCGGGGAACTGGCGGGCAGCCCGTGGGAGGCGCTGGCCGGGTTCTCCGGACTGCTCGGCCCGGCGGTCACCGCGCAGCAGACCTCGTTGCTGCGCGCGGAAATCGACGCCGGGCTGTCCTCGGTCAGCGATTGGCAGCGCGATCGGGCACGCTCGCGTTCCTGA
- a CDS encoding IucA/IucC family siderophore biosynthesis protein — translation MLGELSYEGLLRPEPADPADSDADHRGWVLTLPGARYEFRARRGAFDAWTVRAGSAVRIADGASAPADDPRTLVVDARAALGLSGLRLADVLAELTATVANEAVRIAGAPSAAVLSTMDYNLADGYLTGHPRLVLNKGRVGFSATDRERYSPESGADVLLRWFAVHRDHAQFRCIDELSEERLLAEELDQDLRADFTAQLAEYGDPADYLLVPVHPWQADEIIGTLYAAELSTGVLVDLGPGHDHYRPHQTVRTLANVGRPERRDVKTAVSVRNTLVYRGLNSAATLAGPAITAWLKQVSDADPMLTEQYRFELLGEVASVSVRHPLFGALDELPYRFHETLGALWREPLRERLADGEHALSFAALPYRGPDGASVLSILIQRSGLGVESWCAKVFDLLLTPLLQWLLRYGVGFCPHGQNLVLIVDEGGRPLRVAIKDFAQGVDLLDQDVDVYAQLAPEAAEEMLRWPAHLLAQSLFSSVFSGQFRFWAELLLDELSLPRARFWELVREVVNRFREANPELSARFDACSLFAPDVERVTLNREHLAGGGFDKVERDDEFDVRWGRAPNPLHGPDPAGAW, via the coding sequence ATGCTGGGGGAGTTGTCCTACGAGGGGCTGCTGCGGCCGGAGCCCGCTGATCCGGCGGACTCGGACGCGGACCACCGCGGCTGGGTGCTCACGCTGCCGGGCGCGCGATACGAGTTCCGCGCGCGCCGGGGCGCGTTCGACGCGTGGACCGTGCGGGCGGGCAGCGCGGTGCGCATCGCCGACGGGGCCAGCGCGCCCGCCGACGATCCGCGCACGCTGGTGGTGGACGCCAGGGCCGCGCTCGGCCTGAGCGGGCTGCGCCTGGCGGACGTGCTCGCCGAGCTGACCGCCACGGTGGCCAACGAAGCCGTCCGCATCGCCGGCGCGCCCAGCGCGGCTGTTCTGTCCACTATGGACTACAACCTGGCGGACGGCTACCTGACCGGGCATCCGAGGCTGGTGCTGAACAAGGGCCGCGTCGGCTTCTCGGCCACCGACCGCGAGCGGTACTCACCGGAGTCCGGGGCGGACGTGCTGCTGCGCTGGTTCGCCGTGCACCGCGACCACGCCCAGTTCCGCTGCATCGACGAACTCAGCGAGGAACGCCTGCTCGCCGAGGAACTCGACCAGGACCTGCGCGCCGATTTCACCGCCCAGCTGGCCGAATACGGCGATCCGGCGGACTACCTGCTGGTACCGGTGCACCCGTGGCAGGCCGACGAGATCATCGGCACGCTCTACGCCGCCGAGCTGAGCACCGGCGTGCTGGTCGACCTCGGGCCCGGTCACGACCACTACCGTCCACATCAGACAGTGCGGACACTGGCGAACGTGGGCAGGCCGGAGCGCCGTGACGTGAAGACGGCCGTGTCGGTGCGCAACACGCTGGTCTACCGCGGCCTCAACTCGGCGGCCACGCTGGCGGGCCCGGCGATCACCGCCTGGCTGAAGCAGGTCAGCGACGCCGATCCGATGCTCACCGAGCAGTACCGCTTCGAGCTGCTGGGCGAGGTGGCCAGCGTGTCGGTCCGCCACCCGCTCTTCGGCGCGCTGGACGAACTCCCGTACCGGTTCCACGAAACGCTCGGTGCGCTCTGGCGCGAGCCGCTGCGCGAACGCCTCGCGGACGGGGAGCACGCGTTGTCCTTCGCCGCGCTGCCGTATCGCGGGCCGGATGGCGCGTCGGTGCTCTCCATCTTGATCCAGCGGTCGGGGCTGGGCGTGGAATCCTGGTGCGCCAAGGTGTTCGACCTGCTCCTGACGCCGTTGCTGCAATGGCTGCTCCGCTACGGCGTGGGGTTCTGCCCGCACGGCCAGAACCTGGTCCTGATCGTCGACGAGGGCGGCAGGCCGCTGCGCGTGGCGATCAAGGACTTCGCACAGGGAGTGGACCTGCTCGACCAGGACGTCGACGTGTACGCCCAGCTGGCGCCGGAAGCAGCAGAAGAGATGTTGCGCTGGCCCGCGCACCTGCTCGCGCAGTCGCTGTTCAGCTCGGTGTTCTCCGGCCAGTTCCGGTTCTGGGCCGAACTGCTGCTGGACGAGCTTTCGCTGCCGCGCGCCCGGTTCTGGGAACTGGTGCGCGAGGTGGTCAACCGGTTCCGTGAGGCCAATCCCGAGCTGTCGGCGCGGTTCGACGCGTGCTCGCTGTTCGCGCCCGACGTCGAGCGGGTGACGTTGAACCGCGAACACCTCGCGGGCGGCGGTTTCGACAAGGTGGAGCGCGACGACGAGTTCGACGTGCGCTGGGGCCGGGCGCCGAACCCGTTGCACGGCCCCGATCCGGCGGGCGCCTGGTGA
- a CDS encoding lysine N(6)-hydroxylase/L-ornithine N(5)-oxygenase family protein: MNRPVDLAGVGIGPFNLSLAALAAGVPGLDAVFFERRRSFHWHPGLLIEGTTLQVPFLADLVSLADPTSELSFLNYLRAKDRLFPFYFSERFHIPRAEYDDYCRWASERLPSCRFGRTVTDVRWNTAENAFTLSFEEGDPVAARNVVLGVGTSPRVPEPLRELVGDPEVLVVHSADYLRAREELLVAPSVTVLGSGQSGAEVFLDLLRARPHGLRWLSRTRSFAPMEYSKLGLEQFTPDYTDYFHGLAEPVRDRLVPSQWQLYKGIDAETIAAIHDELYELGIGGRWPDVTLTPGVEVIGAGRAGAGVELRVRHVEQGTTATVHTGAVVAATGYTETLSPFTGDCARDGSGRPVVGRDHRLELPPEVTGSLFVQNAERHTHGVGAPDLGLAAWRSASILNALAGRTVYRLPERTAFTKFGLEGS, from the coding sequence GTGAACCGCCCGGTGGACCTGGCCGGCGTCGGGATCGGCCCGTTCAACCTGTCCTTGGCCGCACTGGCCGCCGGGGTGCCCGGACTCGACGCGGTGTTCTTCGAGCGCCGCCGGAGTTTCCACTGGCACCCGGGCCTGCTCATCGAGGGCACCACCCTCCAGGTGCCCTTTCTCGCCGACCTCGTCTCGCTCGCCGACCCGACCAGTGAACTGTCCTTTCTGAACTACCTGCGCGCGAAGGACCGGCTCTTCCCGTTCTACTTCTCCGAGCGCTTCCACATCCCGCGCGCGGAGTACGACGACTACTGCCGCTGGGCGAGCGAGCGGCTGCCGTCCTGCCGGTTCGGGCGTACGGTGACCGACGTGCGCTGGAACACCGCCGAGAACGCGTTCACGCTTTCCTTCGAGGAGGGCGATCCGGTGGCCGCGCGCAACGTGGTGCTCGGTGTCGGCACGTCCCCGCGCGTCCCGGAACCGCTGCGAGAACTCGTCGGAGATCCTGAGGTGCTCGTCGTCCATTCGGCGGATTACCTGCGTGCGCGGGAAGAACTGCTCGTCGCGCCGTCGGTCACCGTGCTCGGGTCGGGGCAGTCCGGCGCCGAGGTGTTCCTCGACCTGCTGCGCGCCCGGCCGCACGGACTGCGCTGGCTGAGCCGGACGCGCTCGTTCGCGCCGATGGAGTATTCGAAGCTCGGGCTGGAGCAGTTCACCCCGGACTACACGGACTACTTCCACGGCCTGGCCGAACCGGTGCGCGACAGGCTGGTCCCGTCGCAGTGGCAGCTGTACAAGGGCATCGATGCCGAGACGATCGCGGCCATCCACGACGAGCTGTACGAGCTGGGCATCGGCGGCCGCTGGCCGGACGTGACGCTCACCCCCGGGGTGGAGGTGATCGGCGCGGGGCGGGCCGGGGCCGGGGTCGAACTGCGCGTGCGGCACGTCGAGCAGGGCACCACCGCGACCGTCCACACGGGAGCGGTGGTCGCCGCGACCGGGTACACCGAAACGCTGAGCCCGTTCACCGGCGACTGCGCGCGCGACGGCAGCGGGCGCCCGGTGGTCGGCCGGGACCACCGGCTCGAGCTGCCGCCCGAGGTCACCGGCTCGCTCTTCGTGCAGAACGCCGAACGCCACACCCACGGCGTCGGCGCCCCTGACCTCGGCCTGGCGGCGTGGCGCTCGGCGAGCATTCTCAACGCGCTCGCCGGGCGTACGGTCTACAGGTTGCCGGAACGCACCGCGTTCACCAAGTTCGGACTGGAGGGCTCGTGA